In Strigops habroptila isolate Jane chromosome 4, bStrHab1.2.pri, whole genome shotgun sequence, a single genomic region encodes these proteins:
- the LOC115607752 gene encoding proto-oncogene Mas-like, producing MDETTTTDLFANDTNSGYENYEGYFEYECEHLFDGIMVFSVVCMGICVFGMLGNGIVLWFLGFQMKRNPFTVYILNLAVADFSQLLLFFLGRLVISSLKISCYDLDTFIRLHMNYLYAFEFLCEFFLLSSLGLLTAISMERCVSVIFPIWYRCHRPKHLSGIVSGVLWASVGAFILSYYLCFLFGQRYYMLFVGVFIVYSAILSLMMLISNVAMVIRLRCCSQRRHLGKLYVAVVLNVIFFFAFGMPFIVNAFFHLSFSNDVVLQNVTLALALLNSSVNPVIYFLVGSCRQRRFRGSINVALRRVFEEKARSEEQGGEPRARGHPDGEQCPTHCRGGGGLSCAPCCNKPHGCGPGK from the coding sequence ATGGATGAGACCACCACAACAGACCTCTTTGCGAATGACACGAATTCTGGATACGAGAACTATGAGGGATATTTCGAATATGAATGCGAACATCTTTTTGATGGAATTATGGTTTTTTCAGTTGTCTGTATGGGGATCTGTGTCTTTGGAATGCTGGGGAACGGGATAGTCTTGTGGTTCCTGGGCTTCCAGATGAAGCGGAACCCTTTCACAGTCTACATCCTAAATCTGGCAGTTGCTGACttctctcagcttctcctgTTTTTTCTGGGCAGATTGGTAATTTCGAGCTTAAAAATTAGTTGTTATGACTTGGATACCTTTATTCGTTTACACATGAATTACTTATATGCATTTGAATTTCTGTGCGAGTTCTTTCTCCTTAGCAGCCTGGGTCTCCTGACAGCCATCAGCATGGAGCGCTGTGTCTCCGTCATCTTCCCAATCTGGTACCGCTGCCACCGCCCAAAGCACTTGTCAGGAATAGTGAGTGGGGTGCTCTGGGCCAGCGTCGGGGCTTTCATTTTGTCATattatctttgctttctatttGGTCAAAGATATTACATGCTATTTGTGGGTGTGTTCATTGTGTATTCTGCGATTTTGTCATTAATGATGTTGATTTCCAACGTGGCCATGGTCATCAGGCTCCGATGCTGCTCACAGAGACGGCACCTGGGGAAACTCTATGTTGCTGTTGTGCTCAATGTCATCTTCTTCTTTGCCTTTGGGATGCCTTTCATtgtaaatgctttctttcatctttcattttcgAATGATGTAGTTCTTCAGAACGTGACTCTTGCGCTGGCTCTGCTGAACAGCAGCGTGAACCCAGTCATTTACTTCCTGGTGGGGAGCTGTCGGCAGCGTCGCTTCCGAGGCTCCATCAACGTCGCCCTGCGCCGAGTGTTTGAAGAGAAAGCGAGGAGTGAGGAGCAAGGAGGAGAGCCCCGTGCCCGAGGGCATCCGGATGGAGAGCAGTGTCCCACGCACTGCAGAGGAGGGGGAGGCCTGAGCTGTGCTCCCTGTTGCAATAAGCCTCATGGCTGTGGCCCTGGCAAATAA
- the LOC115607753 gene encoding LOW QUALITY PROTEIN: proto-oncogene Mas-like (The sequence of the model RefSeq protein was modified relative to this genomic sequence to represent the inferred CDS: substituted 1 base at 1 genomic stop codon): MEETNTTDLLQNXTNSGYENNEGYFDYECEFSFDGIMVVSVVCMGISVFGMVGNGIVLWFLGFQMKRNPFTVYILNLAVADFSLLLLYFLDKLAILNITKLCYKLNSFFDFYFNFQDAVAFLCHFFLLSSLSLLTAISMERCVSVIFPIWYRCHRPKHLSGIVSGVLWASVGAFILSCYLCFLFGQRYCTVFAGVFIGYSVILSLMMLISNAAMVIRLRCGSQRRHLGKLYVAVVLNVIFFFVFGMPFIVLAFLHLSFSNDVDLLKVTLVPTLLNSSVNPVIYFLVGSCQQHRFRGSIKVALSRVFEEKARSEEQGGEPRARGHPDGEQCPRHCWGGGGLSCAPRCNEPHGRGPSE; this comes from the coding sequence ATGGAGGAGACCAACACAACAGACCTCCTTCAGAATTAAACAAATTCCGGATATGAGAACAATGAGGGATATTTTGATTACGAATGTGAATTTTCATTTGACGGAATTATGGTGGTTTCAGTTGTCTGTATGGGGATCTCTGTCTTTGGAATGGTGGGGAATGGGATAGTCTTGTGGTTCCTGGGCTTCCAGATGAAGCGGAACCCTTTCACAGTCTACATCCTAAATCTGGCAGTTGCTgacttctctctgcttctcctgtattttctgGACAAATTGGCAATTCTCAACATAACAAAACTTTGTTATAAATTGAattctttttttgatttttacttcAATTTTCAAGATGCAGTTGCATTTCTGTGCCACTTCTTTCTCCTTAGCAGCCTGAGTCTCCTGACAGCCATCAGCATGGAGCGCTGTGTCTCTGTCATCTTCCCAATCTGGTATCGCTGCCACCGCCCAAAGCACTTATCAGGCATCGTGAGTGGGGTGCTCTGGGCCAGCGTCGGGGCTTTCATTTTGTCATGTtatctttgctttctatttGGTCAAAGATATTGCACGGTATTTGCGGGTGTGTTCATTGGGTATTCAGTGATTTTGTCATTAATGATGTTGATTTCCAACGCGGCCATGGTCATCAGGCTCCGATGTGGCTCACAGAGACGGCACCTGGGGAAACTCTATGTTGCTGTTGTGCTCAATGTCATCTTCTTCTTTGTCTTTGGGATGCCCTTCATTGTACTTGCTTtccttcatctttcattttcgAATGATGTAGATCTTCTGAAAGTGACTCTTGTGCCGACTCTGCTGAACAGCAGCGTGAATCCAGTCATTTACTTCCTGGTGGGGAGCTGTCAGCAGCACCGCTTCCGAGGCTCCATCAAAGTCGCCCTGAGCCGAGTGTTTGAAGAGAAAGCGAGGAGTGAGGAGCAAGGAGGAGAGCCCCGTGCCCGAGGGCATCCGGATGGAGAGCAGtgtcccaggcactgctggggagggggaggccTGAGCTGTGCTCCCCGTTGCAATGAGCCTCATGGCCGTGGCCCCAGTGAATAA
- the LOC115607754 gene encoding proto-oncogene Mas-like, whose product MDETTTTDLFANDTNSGYENYEGYFEYECEHLFDGIMVFSVVCMGICVFGMLGNGIVLWFLGFQMKRNPFTVYILNLAVADFSQLLLFFLGRLVISSLKISCYDLDTFIRLHMNYLYAFEFLCEFFLLSSLGLLTAISMERCVSVIFPIWYRCHRPKHLSGIVSGVLWASVGAFILSYYLCFLFGQRYYMLFVGVFIVYSAILSLMMLISNVAMVIRLRCCSQRRHLGKLYVAVVLNVIFFFAFGMPFIVNAFFHLSFSNDVVLQNVTLALALLNSSVNPVIYFLVGSCRQRRFRGSINVALRRVFEEKARSEEQGGEPRARGHPDGEQCPRHCWGGGGLSCVPRCNEPHGRGPSE is encoded by the coding sequence ATGGATGAGACCACCACAACAGACCTCTTTGCGAATGACACGAATTCTGGATACGAGAACTATGAGGGATATTTCGAATATGAATGCGAACATCTTTTTGATGGAATTATGGTTTTTTCAGTTGTCTGTATGGGGATCTGTGTCTTTGGAATGCTGGGGAACGGGATAGTCTTGTGGTTCCTGGGCTTCCAGATGAAGCGGAACCCTTTCACAGTCTACATCCTAAATCTGGCAGTTGCTGACttctctcagcttctcctgTTTTTTCTGGGCAGATTGGTAATTTCGAGCTTAAAAATTAGTTGTTATGACTTGGATACCTTTATTCGTTTACACATGAATTACTTATATGCATTTGAATTTCTGTGCGAGTTCTTTCTCCTTAGCAGCCTGGGTCTCCTGACAGCCATCAGCATGGAGCGCTGTGTCTCCGTCATCTTCCCAATCTGGTACCGCTGCCACCGCCCAAAGCACTTGTCAGGAATAGTGAGTGGGGTGCTCTGGGCCAGCGTCGGGGCTTTCATTTTGTCATattatctttgctttctatttGGTCAAAGATATTACATGCTATTTGTGGGTGTGTTCATTGTGTATTCTGCGATTTTGTCATTAATGATGTTGATTTCCAACGTGGCCATGGTCATCAGGCTCCGATGCTGCTCACAGAGACGGCACCTGGGGAAACTCTATGTTGCTGTTGTGCTCAATGTCATCTTCTTCTTTGCCTTTGGGATGCCTTTCATtgtaaatgctttctttcatctttcattttcgAATGATGTAGTTCTTCAGAACGTGACTCTTGCGCTGGCTCTGCTGAACAGCAGCGTGAACCCAGTCATTTACTTCCTGGTGGGGAGCTGTCGGCAGCGTCGCTTCCGAGGCTCCATCAATGTCGCCCTGCGCCGAGTGTTTGAAGAGAAAGCGAGGAGTGAGGAGCAAGGAGGAGAGCCCCGCGCCCGAGGGCATCCAGATGGAGAGCAGtgtcccaggcactgctggggagggggaggccTGAGCTGTGTTCCCCGTTGCAATGAGCCTCATGGCCGTGGCCCCAGTGAATAA
- the LOC115606133 gene encoding proto-oncogene Mas-like produces MMSTSTMPIFLPTTNNQVHGTNQSGAVGKTEPSYAVLKFMESFCLISAACGMVGNGMVLWYLGFRIRRNHFTVYILNLAAADFGYLLCIAIETVQYLMQFNVGVQFGIFLFLDLFMYGTGLYLLTAISIERCLSVLCPIWCRSHRPKHLSAIISGLLWGISLLLNTLGYAVCSVRRSARTCQIVLITIGALDFIFCAPLMLLFSLTLFLRVKCSSQHLRTGRLFTVIMLTVLFFLIFAVPLSVLILLDFLGYKFLYSPEIGFVLSCVNSTLNPVIYFLVGSYRDRRIKFTLRLAFQRAFEDSADDKDEQETHDTITMSS; encoded by the coding sequence ATGATGAGTACTTCAACCATGCCAATCTTCCTTCCAACAACAAACAACCAGGTTCATGGGACTAATCAGAGTGGGGCTGTGGGAAAGACAGAGCCATCCTATGCTGTCCTCAAGTTCATGGAGAGCTTCTGCCTCATCAGTGCTGCCTGCGGCATGGTAGGAAATGGTATGGTGCTATGGTACCTTGGCTTCCGCATCCGGAGAAACCACTTCACGGTCTACATCCTGAACCTGGCTGCTGCCGACTTTGGGTATCTCCTCTGCATTGCCATAGAGACGGTTCAGTACCTGATGCAATTCAACGTAGGGGTGCAGTTTGGGATATTCCTCTTCCTGGATCTTTTCATGTACGGGACTGGCTTGTACCTCCTGACCGCCATCAGCATTGAGAGGTGCCTGTCTGTGCTTTGTCCCATATGGTGCCGAAGCCACCGCCCAAAGCACTTGTCTGCCATCATCTCTGGCCTGCTCTGGGGTATCTCCTTGCTGCTGAACACTCTTGGGTATGCTGTGTGTTCTGTGCGCCGCTCTGCCAGGACCTGCCAGATCGTGCTCATCACCATTGGAGCCTTGGACTTCATCTTCTGCGCACCCCTaatgctgctcttcagcctCACCCTCTTCCTTAGAGTCAAGTGCAGCTCTCAACATCTTCGGACAGGCAGGCTCTTTACTGTCATCATGCTCACCgtcctcttcttcctcattttcgCTGTGCCTCTGAGCGTCTTGATCCTCTTAGACTTCTTGGGCTACAAATTCCTCTACTCCCCAGAGATTGGTTTTGTGCTGTCCTGTGTGAATAGCACCCTCAACCCTGTCATTTACTTCCTGGTGGGGAGCTACAGGGATCGGAGAATCAAGTTTACCCTCAGGCTGGCATTCCAGAGGGCCTTTGAAGATTCAGCAGATGACAAAGATGAACAGGAAACCCATGACACAATTACTATGTCTTCCTAA
- the LOC115607755 gene encoding olfactory receptor 4S2, protein MENASSVKEFILLGLSEDPGVQKICFVLFLFFYMIILAGNLLIVITVISSQRLSSPMYFFLCYLSFVDICYSSVTAPKMLADFLVGNKTISFVGCTAQLFGVHFFGCTEIFILTVMAYDRYLAICRPLHYTTLMTRRVCGRMVIGSWVGGFMHSIVQTLLTIQLPFCGPNIINHYFCDAHPLIRLACTDTYAVGIVLVANSGMITLSSFFILVMSYVVILVSVKRIGWHKALSTCGSHITVVILFFGPCTFIYIRPSSNLSEDKSIALFYTVIAPMLNPLIYTLRNEEVKNAMTKLWSRKVESENGKV, encoded by the coding sequence ATGGAGAATGCAAGCAGTGTGAAGGAATTCATTCTTCTGGGCCTCTCAGAGGATCCAGGGGTGCAGAAGATatgttttgtgctgtttctcttcttctaTATGATCATTTTAGCAGGAAATCTGCTCATTGTTATCACTGTAATCAGCAGTCAACGTCTGAGCTCCCCCatgtatttcttcctctgctaCCTGTCCTTTGTAGACATCTGTTACTCTTCTGTCACAGCTCCCAAAATGCTTGCTGACTTCCTCGTTGGAAATAAAACCATCTCCTTTGTGGGCTGCACAGCCCAGCTGTTTGGGGTACATTTCTTCGGCTGCACAGAGATCTTCATCCTCACAGTGATGGCCTATGATCGCTATCTTGCCATCTGCAGACCTCTTCATTACACCACCCTCATGACCAGACGGGTGTGCGGCCGGATGGTGATCGGCTCATGGGTAGGAGGCTTCATGCACTCCATTGTGCAGACTCTTCTAACTATCCAGCTTCCCTTCTGTGGCCCTAACATAATCAACCACTACTTCTGTGATGCCCACCCCCTAATACGACTGGCCTGTACCGACACCTACGCTGTGGGCATCGTTCTTGTGGCCAACAGTGGAATGATAACTCTGAGCAGTTTCTTCATCCTGGTCATGTCCTACGTTGTCATCCTGGTTTCCGTGAAAAGGATAGGGTGGCACAAGGCCCTCTCCACCTGTGGGTCCCACATCACTGTGGTGATTCTGTTCTTTGGGCCATGCACATTCATCTACATACGTCCATCCAGCAATCTGTCGGAGGACAAGAGCATAGCACTGTTTTACACTGTCATCGCCCCCATGCTGAACCCACTCATCTACACGCTAAGAAATGAGGAGGTGAAGAATGCCATGACGAAACTGTGGAGTAGAAAAGTGGAAAGTGAAAATGGGAAGGTGTAG